In Fusobacterium massiliense, a single window of DNA contains:
- the pepF gene encoding oligoendopeptidase F yields the protein MKDRNLIEDKYKWNLKDIYLSWDEWDKDLKRFKELVKEIPKFKGQAKKKAEAYIELEEKIEEISRVLDKLYLYPYMLKDLDSTDEIASVKMQEIEMAYTDYAVDTAWIAPELLEVSEETMKEWIEKYPILKIREFPISEMYRLRKHILSEDKEQLLSHYGQFMGSSSDIYAELSISDIKWNTVKLSTGEELAVSNGVYSKILSTNRNQDDRRLAFEALYKSYENSKNTFAAIYRAIVQKNVASSRARNYESCLDVALENKNVPREVFLSLLEASQENVAPLKRYIELRKKALKLKEYHYYDNSINIVDYNKTFDYDTAKNMVLNSVEPLGKDYQEKLKKAISEGWLDVFETKNKRSGAYSLNIYDVHPYMLLNYQETMDDVFTLAHELGHTLHSMLSSENQPYPTADYTIFVAEVASTFNERLLLDYMLENSDDSLEKIALLEQSLGNIVGTYYIQTLFANYEYEAHKLIEEGKAITPDILDGIMETLFKKYFGDTVVIDELQKIIWSRIPHFFNSPFYVYQYSTSFASSAKLYENLKKNPDSRERYLKLLKSGGNNHPMEQLKLAGVDLSNKEAFISVAKEFDRLLDILEEELKKIKLI from the coding sequence ATGAAAGATAGAAATTTAATTGAAGATAAATATAAATGGAATTTAAAGGATATTTATTTATCTTGGGACGAATGGGATAAAGACTTAAAAAGATTTAAAGAACTTGTGAAAGAAATTCCAAAGTTTAAAGGTCAAGCAAAGAAAAAAGCAGAAGCTTATATTGAATTAGAAGAAAAAATAGAAGAAATTTCTAGAGTGTTGGACAAACTATATTTATATCCATATATGTTGAAAGACTTAGATTCAACAGATGAAATAGCTTCTGTAAAAATGCAAGAAATTGAAATGGCTTATACTGATTATGCAGTAGATACAGCTTGGATAGCACCTGAGCTTTTAGAAGTTTCAGAAGAAACTATGAAAGAATGGATAGAAAAATATCCAATTTTAAAAATAAGAGAATTTCCTATAAGTGAAATGTATAGATTGAGAAAGCATATTCTATCAGAAGATAAAGAACAATTGCTTTCACATTATGGGCAATTTATGGGGTCAAGTTCAGATATTTATGCAGAACTTTCAATATCTGATATCAAATGGAATACTGTTAAACTTTCAACTGGAGAGGAACTTGCAGTTTCAAATGGAGTTTACTCAAAAATATTATCTACAAATAGAAATCAAGACGATAGAAGATTAGCTTTTGAAGCTTTGTATAAAAGTTATGAAAATAGTAAAAATACTTTTGCTGCAATTTATAGAGCCATTGTTCAAAAGAATGTAGCTTCTTCAAGAGCTAGAAATTATGAGTCTTGTTTAGATGTTGCTTTAGAGAATAAAAATGTTCCAAGAGAAGTATTTTTATCACTTTTGGAGGCAAGTCAAGAAAATGTAGCTCCATTAAAAAGGTATATAGAGCTTAGAAAAAAAGCATTAAAATTAAAAGAATATCATTACTATGATAATAGTATAAATATTGTTGATTATAATAAGACATTTGATTATGATACTGCTAAAAATATGGTTTTAAATTCTGTTGAACCTTTAGGAAAAGATTATCAAGAAAAATTAAAAAAAGCCATAAGTGAAGGTTGGCTAGATGTGTTTGAAACTAAGAATAAAAGAAGTGGAGCATATTCATTAAATATTTATGATGTACACCCTTATATGCTTTTAAATTATCAAGAAACTATGGATGATGTATTCACATTAGCTCATGAACTAGGACATACATTACATAGTATGTTATCTAGTGAAAATCAACCTTATCCTACAGCTGATTATACAATTTTTGTAGCGGAAGTTGCTTCAACTTTTAATGAAAGATTGCTTTTGGATTATATGTTAGAAAATTCTGATGATAGTCTTGAAAAAATAGCTTTATTAGAACAATCTTTAGGAAATATAGTTGGAACTTATTATATTCAAACTTTATTTGCTAACTATGAATATGAAGCACATAAATTAATTGAAGAAGGAAAAGCTATAACACCAGATATTTTAGATGGAATAATGGAAACTTTATTTAAAAAGTATTTTGGAGACACAGTTGTTATAGATGAATTACAAAAAATAATTTGGTCAAGAATACCACATTTTTTCAATTCACCGTTTTATGTTTATCAATATTCAACTTCTTTTGCTTCATCAGCTAAATTGTATGAAAATTTAAAGAAAAATCCTGATAGTAGAGAAAGATATTTAAAACTTTTAAAATCTGGTGGAAATAATCATCCAATGGAACAATTAAAGTTAGCTGGAGTAGATTTATCAAACAAAGAAGCTTTTATTTCGGTTGCAAAAGAATTTGATAGGTTACTAGATATTTTAGAGGAAGAATTAAAAAAAATAAAATTAATATAG
- a CDS encoding S-ribosylhomocysteine lyase — MERIASFQVDHKKLNRGIYVSRLDEINGNYLTTFDVRVKLPNREPVMNIAEMHTMEHLGATFLRNHEVWKNEVIYFGPMGCRTGFYVILKGKLKSIDIVELIKEMFDFISKYEGEIPGATEVECGNYLDQNLPMARYESKKFLEETLKNIKEENLNYPD; from the coding sequence ATGGAAAGAATAGCTAGCTTTCAAGTTGATCATAAAAAATTAAATAGAGGGATCTATGTATCTAGACTTGATGAAATAAACGGCAACTATTTAACAACATTTGATGTAAGAGTAAAATTACCTAATAGAGAACCTGTTATGAATATAGCAGAAATGCATACAATGGAGCACTTAGGAGCAACATTTTTAAGAAATCATGAAGTATGGAAAAATGAAGTAATTTACTTTGGACCTATGGGTTGTAGAACAGGATTTTACGTAATATTAAAAGGAAAACTAAAATCAATAGATATAGTTGAACTTATAAAAGAAATGTTTGATTTTATTTCTAAATATGAAGGAGAAATTCCAGGAGCAACTGAAGTTGAATGTGGAAATTATTTAGATCAAAATTTACCAATGGCAAGATATGAATCTAAAAAATTTTTAGAGGAAACTTTAAAGAATATAAAAGAGGAAAACTTGAATTATCCTGATTAA
- a CDS encoding uracil-xanthine permease family protein, with protein sequence MEKLNFQTKIVLGIQHVLAMFGATVLVPFLTGLNPSIALICAGVGTLIFHSVTKGIVPVFLGSSFAFIGATALVLKAQGIEILKGGIISAGLVYVVMSLVVLKFGVERIKSFFPPVVVGPIIMVIGLRLSPVALNMAGYSNNTFNTDSLIIALAVVITMISISILKKSFFRLVPILISVAVGYIIAYFMGDVDLTKISDARWIGLSDDAWVSFTAIPKFTLSGVLAIAPIALVVFIEHIGDITTNGAVVGKDFFKDPGIHRTLLGDGLATMAAGFLGGPANTTYGENTGVLAVTKVYDPAILRIAACIAIILGLIGKFGIILQTIPTAVMGGVSIILFGMIAAVGARTIVEAKLDFSHSRNLIIASLIFVLGIAIGDITIWGTVSLSGLALAAFVGIVLNKILPEDK encoded by the coding sequence ATGGAAAAACTTAATTTTCAAACAAAGATTGTATTAGGGATTCAACATGTGCTTGCAATGTTTGGAGCGACAGTGCTAGTTCCGTTTTTAACTGGATTAAATCCATCAATAGCATTAATTTGTGCTGGTGTTGGAACTTTGATATTTCACAGTGTTACAAAAGGTATAGTACCAGTATTTTTAGGTTCATCATTTGCATTTATAGGAGCGACTGCCTTAGTTTTAAAAGCTCAAGGTATTGAAATTTTGAAAGGTGGAATAATTTCAGCTGGTCTTGTGTATGTTGTGATGTCTTTGGTTGTTTTAAAGTTTGGAGTGGAAAGAATAAAATCTTTCTTCCCGCCAGTAGTAGTTGGACCTATAATAATGGTTATAGGACTAAGATTAAGTCCGGTTGCGTTAAATATGGCTGGATATTCAAATAATACTTTTAATACAGATAGCTTAATAATTGCTTTGGCTGTCGTTATAACTATGATTTCAATTAGTATTTTGAAAAAATCATTTTTTAGATTGGTGCCAATACTTATATCAGTTGCTGTTGGATATATAATAGCTTATTTTATGGGAGATGTAGATTTAACAAAAATATCAGATGCAAGATGGATAGGGCTATCAGATGATGCATGGGTATCATTTACAGCTATTCCAAAGTTTACTCTTTCAGGAGTTTTAGCTATAGCTCCTATAGCTTTAGTTGTATTTATAGAACATATTGGAGATATTACAACTAATGGAGCAGTTGTAGGAAAGGATTTCTTTAAAGATCCAGGAATACACAGAACTTTATTAGGAGACGGTCTTGCAACTATGGCTGCAGGATTTTTAGGAGGACCTGCTAATACTACTTATGGTGAAAATACAGGAGTTTTAGCTGTAACAAAAGTATATGATCCTGCAATTTTAAGAATAGCAGCTTGTATTGCAATAATCTTAGGGCTTATAGGAAAATTTGGAATAATATTACAAACAATACCTACAGCAGTTATGGGAGGAGTATCAATAATATTATTTGGTATGATAGCAGCTGTTGGAGCTAGAACAATAGTTGAAGCAAAATTAGACTTTTCTCATTCAAGAAATTTAATAATAGCTTCATTAATATTTGTACTAGGAATTGCAATAGGAGATATTACTATATGGGGAACAGTTTCTTTATCTGGATTAGCTCTTGCTGCTTTTGTTGGTATAGTATTAAATAAAATCTTACCTGAAGATAAATAA
- a CDS encoding thioesterase family protein → MLEVGMKLELERVVSENDTAAKAASGSVEVLATPVMIAWMEEVSLKLAQKELEEGFTTVGTEVNIKHLKGTLVGKTVKITSVLTEIDRKRLVFNVEVLEDGVVVGSGNHTRFIIDTEKFYEKLRNK, encoded by the coding sequence ATGTTAGAAGTTGGAATGAAATTAGAGCTAGAAAGAGTTGTTAGTGAAAATGATACAGCTGCAAAAGCAGCATCAGGGTCTGTAGAAGTTTTAGCTACGCCTGTAATGATAGCTTGGATGGAAGAAGTTTCTTTGAAATTAGCTCAAAAAGAGTTAGAAGAAGGATTTACAACTGTTGGAACAGAAGTAAATATTAAACATTTAAAAGGAACTTTAGTTGGAAAAACAGTTAAGATTACATCAGTTTTAACAGAAATAGATAGAAAAAGATTAGTGTTCAATGTGGAAGTATTAGAAGATGGTGTTGTTGTTGGAAGTGGAAATCACACAAGATTTATAATTGATACAGAAAAATTTTATGAAAAACTTAGAAATAAATAA
- a CDS encoding thiamine diphosphokinase: MRIAYLFLNGELKGDKEFFIDFLKENKGDLYCADGGANLCYELGLIPKEVWGDLDSIKREVKEYYLEKKVLFKEFKPEKDYTDTELILEEIYKKYEKIFCIGGLGGEIGHELSNINLLSKYEKMIFLTEKEKLFKVERSLMKDYKFQNMKDKKISFIPLTSEVMINFLKGFKYETGEIYIKKYQARLMSNIIIKDEAILSLETGELLCVIEN; encoded by the coding sequence ATGAGAATAGCATACCTATTTTTAAATGGAGAACTTAAAGGAGATAAAGAATTTTTTATTGACTTTTTGAAAGAAAATAAAGGAGATTTATACTGTGCAGATGGGGGAGCAAATTTATGTTATGAATTAGGCTTGATACCAAAGGAAGTCTGGGGAGATTTAGATTCTATAAAGAGAGAAGTGAAAGAATACTATTTAGAAAAAAAAGTACTATTTAAAGAATTTAAGCCTGAAAAAGATTATACAGATACTGAATTAATATTAGAAGAGATTTATAAAAAATATGAAAAAATATTTTGTATTGGAGGACTTGGAGGAGAAATTGGACACGAACTCTCGAATATAAATTTACTTTCAAAATATGAAAAAATGATTTTTTTAACAGAAAAAGAAAAATTATTTAAAGTAGAAAGAAGTTTAATGAAAGATTATAAATTTCAAAATATGAAAGATAAAAAAATTTCATTTATTCCTTTAACAAGTGAAGTTATGATAAATTTTTTAAAAGGATTTAAGTATGAAACCGGAGAAATATATATAAAAAAATATCAAGCTAGGTTAATGAGTAATATCATAATAAAAGATGAGGCTATTTTAAGTTTAGAAACTGGAGAATTATTGTGTGTTATAGAAAATTAA
- a CDS encoding endonuclease/exonuclease/phosphatase family protein, translating to MYFKIKKYILFVVCSIGILFFNSINTFASKEGYIASFNILRLGESKKDFVQTAKLLQGFDIVGLVEVINRDGLEELVDELNKQGNDKWDYHISPFSVGSTRYKEYFAYVYKKNKVKFLQSEGFYKNGKSSFLREPYGATFKIGNFDFTFILVHTIYGDSESKRKAENFKMVDVYDYFQDKDRKENDILIAGDFNLYALDESFQPMYKHKDKITYAIDPAIKTTIGQNGRANSYDNFFLSTKYTQEFTGSSGALDFSEKNPKLMRKIISDHIPVFIVVDILKDDD from the coding sequence ATGTATTTTAAAATTAAAAAATATATATTATTTGTAGTCTGTTCAATAGGAATTTTATTTTTTAACTCAATAAATACTTTTGCTAGTAAAGAAGGATATATTGCAAGTTTTAACATCTTAAGGCTAGGGGAATCAAAAAAAGATTTTGTTCAAACAGCAAAACTTTTACAAGGTTTTGATATAGTTGGATTGGTAGAAGTTATAAATAGAGATGGTTTGGAAGAATTGGTAGATGAATTAAATAAACAAGGAAATGATAAATGGGATTATCATATTTCTCCTTTCTCTGTTGGGTCAACTAGATATAAAGAGTATTTTGCTTATGTTTATAAGAAAAATAAGGTAAAATTTTTGCAGTCAGAAGGTTTTTATAAGAACGGGAAAAGTTCTTTTTTAAGAGAACCGTATGGTGCTACTTTTAAAATAGGAAATTTTGATTTTACATTTATACTAGTTCATACAATTTATGGAGATAGTGAATCTAAAAGAAAAGCTGAGAATTTTAAAATGGTAGATGTTTATGATTATTTTCAAGATAAAGATAGGAAAGAAAATGATATTTTGATTGCTGGAGATTTTAATCTTTATGCTTTAGATGAATCTTTCCAACCTATGTATAAACATAAAGATAAAATAACATATGCCATTGACCCAGCCATAAAAACGACAATAGGTCAAAACGGAAGAGCAAATTCGTATGATAATTTCTTTTTGAGTACAAAGTATACACAAGAATTTACAGGCTCTAGTGGAGCATTAGATTTTTCAGAAAAAAATCCTAAACTTATGAGAAAAATAATATCTGACCATATACCAGTATTTATTGTTGTAGATATATTAAAGGACGATGATTAA
- the secG gene encoding preprotein translocase subunit SecG, whose translation MSTLLNILLFLSAFVLIVLVLIQPDRSHGMTASMGLGASNTIFGVNKDGGPLAKATEAVAFLFIVCSLLLYLTR comes from the coding sequence ATGTCTACACTATTGAATATTCTTTTATTTTTATCAGCTTTTGTATTAATAGTTTTAGTATTAATACAACCGGATAGAAGTCATGGAATGACAGCTAGTATGGGATTAGGAGCATCAAATACAATATTTGGAGTAAATAAAGATGGAGGACCACTTGCAAAAGCAACAGAGGCTGTAGCTTTTTTATTTATAGTATGTTCTTTATTACTTTACTTGACTCGTTAA
- the crcB gene encoding fluoride efflux transporter CrcB, with translation MLKILLVGLGGMLGSILRYSFYYLPLPYIKTFYINLIGAFLIGFLSAFFEKYTQFNGTLKLFLITGLCGGFTTFSTFSLEFFNLLKNNNFFEALIYAIASVLVSLVLVCVGYYFGKIF, from the coding sequence ATGCTAAAAATATTATTGGTTGGTTTAGGTGGAATGCTTGGTTCTATTCTTAGATACTCATTCTATTATTTACCTTTGCCTTATATAAAAACTTTTTATATAAATTTAATTGGAGCATTTTTAATAGGCTTCTTGTCTGCATTTTTTGAAAAATACACTCAGTTTAATGGGACTTTAAAATTATTTTTAATAACAGGACTTTGTGGAGGTTTTACAACTTTTTCTACATTTTCTTTGGAGTTTTTTAACCTGTTAAAAAATAATAATTTTTTTGAAGCATTGATATATGCAATAGCAAGTGTATTAGTCTCACTTGTTTTAGTGTGTGTTGGTTATTATTTTGGTAAAATATTTTAA
- the metA gene encoding homoserine O-acetyltransferase MetA translates to MPIKIQKDLPARNILESENIFVMDEERATTQDIRPLQILILNLMPVKEETETQVLRALSNTPLQVECTFLMLSTHKSKNTSQSHLNKFYIYFDDIKNKTFDGMIITGAPVETMPFKEVNYWNELSTIMEWSKTHVTSTLHICWGAQAGLFYHYGIDKHMMDKKLSGVYKHKINDRKIPLVRSMDDYVNCPHSRYTECMKADIEKNENLKIVAESPEAGVLLVMDLKGSQIFVQGHPEYDRLTLSNEYFRDVNKGINPEKPVNYFENDDETTRPTLTWRGFSNTLYANWLNFYVYQNTPYVLKED, encoded by the coding sequence ATGCCAATAAAAATACAAAAAGATTTACCAGCTAGAAATATACTTGAGTCAGAAAATATCTTTGTCATGGATGAAGAGAGAGCAACAACTCAAGATATAAGACCTTTACAAATTTTAATTTTAAATCTTATGCCAGTTAAAGAAGAAACTGAAACTCAAGTGTTAAGAGCGTTGTCGAATACACCTTTGCAAGTCGAATGTACTTTTTTAATGTTAAGTACACATAAGAGTAAAAATACAAGTCAAAGTCATTTAAATAAATTTTATATTTATTTTGATGATATAAAAAATAAAACTTTTGATGGTATGATAATAACTGGAGCTCCGGTTGAAACAATGCCTTTTAAAGAAGTTAATTATTGGAATGAACTTTCAACTATTATGGAATGGTCAAAAACACATGTAACATCAACTTTACATATATGTTGGGGAGCTCAAGCAGGATTATTTTATCACTATGGAATAGATAAACATATGATGGATAAAAAATTATCTGGAGTATATAAACATAAGATAAATGATAGAAAAATTCCACTTGTTAGAAGTATGGACGACTACGTAAATTGTCCTCATTCAAGGTATACAGAATGCATGAAGGCAGATATAGAAAAAAATGAGAATTTAAAAATTGTAGCTGAAAGTCCAGAAGCAGGAGTATTATTAGTAATGGATTTAAAAGGAAGTCAAATTTTTGTGCAAGGACACCCTGAATATGATAGACTTACTTTAAGTAATGAGTATTTTAGAGATGTTAATAAGGGAATTAATCCGGAAAAACCAGTAAATTATTTTGAAAATGATGATGAAACTACAAGACCAACATTGACTTGGAGAGGTTTCTCAAATACTTTATATGCAAACTGGTTAAATTTTTATGTTTATCAAAATACACCTTATGTATTGAAAGAAGATTAA
- a CDS encoding dTDP-glucose 4,6-dehydratase, with product MKTYLVTGAAGFIGSNFLKYILKKYDKVEEIKVIVVDSLTYAGNLGTIKQELEDKRVKFEKVDIRDKKEIERIFSENNIDYVVNFAAESHVDRSIENPEIFLETNILGTQNLLENAKKFWTIKKDENGYPLYKEGVKYLQVSTDEVYGSLIKDYDEAIELVIDDEAVREVVKNRKNLKTYGKKFFTEETPLDPRSPYSASKTGADHIVIAYGETYKMPINITRCSNNYGPYHFPEKLIPLMIKNVLEGKKLPVYGKGENVRDWLYVEDHCKGIDLVLRNGKIREIYNIGGYNEEKNINIVKLVIDLMKEEISNNDDYKKVLKTDLSNINYNLITYVQDRLGHDMRYAINPSKIAKDLGWYPETDFETGIRKTIKWFLENQDWVNEVASGDYQKYYERMYIDRK from the coding sequence ATGAAAACATATCTAGTTACTGGAGCAGCAGGTTTTATTGGGTCAAATTTTTTAAAATATATATTGAAAAAATATGATAAAGTAGAAGAAATAAAAGTAATAGTAGTTGATAGCTTGACTTATGCCGGAAATTTAGGAACAATAAAACAAGAGCTAGAAGATAAGAGAGTAAAATTTGAAAAAGTAGATATAAGAGATAAAAAAGAAATAGAAAGAATTTTTTCTGAAAATAATATAGATTATGTTGTAAATTTTGCTGCAGAGTCTCATGTAGATAGATCAATAGAAAATCCTGAGATATTCTTAGAAACTAATATTTTAGGAACACAGAATTTGTTAGAAAATGCTAAAAAGTTTTGGACTATAAAAAAAGATGAAAATGGATATCCTTTATATAAAGAGGGAGTGAAATATCTTCAAGTTTCGACAGATGAAGTCTACGGTAGTTTAATAAAAGACTACGATGAAGCTATTGAGCTTGTTATAGATGATGAAGCAGTAAGAGAAGTTGTAAAAAATAGAAAAAATTTAAAAACATATGGGAAAAAATTCTTTACAGAAGAAACTCCTCTTGACCCGAGAAGTCCTTATTCTGCCTCAAAAACTGGAGCTGATCATATTGTTATAGCTTATGGAGAAACATATAAAATGCCAATAAATATAACTAGATGTTCTAATAACTATGGGCCATATCATTTTCCAGAAAAATTAATTCCTCTTATGATAAAAAATGTGTTAGAGGGGAAAAAATTACCTGTTTATGGAAAGGGTGAAAATGTAAGAGATTGGCTTTATGTAGAAGACCACTGTAAAGGAATAGATTTAGTTTTAAGAAATGGAAAAATTAGAGAAATCTATAATATAGGTGGATATAATGAAGAAAAAAATATAAACATTGTTAAGTTAGTTATAGATTTAATGAAAGAAGAAATATCGAATAATGATGATTATAAAAAAGTTTTAAAAACAGATTTATCAAATATTAATTATAATTTAATAACTTATGTTCAAGATAGACTAGGGCATGATATGAGATATGCTATTAATCCAAGTAAGATTGCAAAAGATTTGGGTTGGTATCCAGAGACTGATTTTGAAACAGGAATTAGAAAAACTATAAAATGGTTTTTAGAAAATCAAGATTGGGTAAATGAAGTAGCAAGTGGAGATTATCAAAAATATTACGAAAGAATGTACATAGATAGAAAATAA
- a CDS encoding patatin-like phospholipase family protein, with the protein MKKNGLVLEGGGMRALFTAGVLDAFLEKSLCIDTMVSVSAGALFGVNYVSQQKERAVRYNIKFAGDKRYMSLKNWFKTGNVLDKKFAYYDLPMKLDVFDEKKFSESNINFYIVLTNIETGKAEYILIKDVFDQMEYLRATSALPFASKIIKIDGKKYLDGGITDPVPIDYCKKMGCDKLIVVLTRPKGKYKEDKLNWLFKIVYKKYPKLVERLVNMENDYKKTLKKIIELEDKGEIFVIRPDEVLDIGRLETNKEKIKEIYNKGLEKGRKEIEKLEKYLNK; encoded by the coding sequence ATGAAGAAAAATGGTTTGGTTTTAGAAGGGGGAGGAATGAGAGCCTTATTTACAGCTGGCGTCTTAGATGCTTTCCTTGAAAAAAGTTTATGTATAGATACCATGGTTTCTGTTTCAGCGGGGGCTTTATTTGGAGTAAATTATGTATCTCAACAAAAAGAAAGAGCTGTTAGATATAATATAAAATTTGCTGGTGATAAAAGGTACATGAGTCTAAAAAATTGGTTCAAAACTGGAAATGTATTAGATAAAAAATTTGCATATTATGATCTTCCTATGAAATTAGATGTTTTTGACGAGAAAAAATTTTCTGAATCTAATATTAATTTTTATATTGTTTTAACAAATATTGAAACAGGAAAAGCAGAGTATATTTTAATAAAAGATGTATTTGATCAAATGGAATATCTTAGAGCAACTTCTGCACTACCTTTTGCTTCAAAAATTATAAAAATAGATGGTAAAAAATACTTAGATGGTGGGATAACAGATCCTGTACCGATAGATTATTGTAAAAAAATGGGTTGTGATAAGCTTATAGTTGTACTTACAAGACCTAAGGGTAAGTATAAAGAAGATAAATTAAATTGGTTATTTAAAATAGTATATAAAAAATATCCTAAACTTGTAGAAAGATTGGTAAATATGGAAAATGATTACAAAAAAACTTTAAAAAAAATTATTGAACTTGAGGATAAAGGAGAAATTTTTGTAATAAGACCTGATGAAGTTTTGGATATTGGAAGATTAGAAACAAATAAAGAAAAAATAAAGGAAATATATAACAAAGGTTTAGAAAAAGGAAGAAAAGAAATAGAAAAATTAGAAAAATATCTAAATAAATAA
- a CDS encoding 2-hydroxyacid dehydrogenase, with amino-acid sequence MEKTKIIFFDIKEYDKEFFKKYGVNFNFEMTFLKVKLSEETANLTKGYDVVCGFTSDDINKETIDIMANNGIKLLAMRCAGFNNVSLKDIHNRFKVVRVPAYSPHAIAEYTVGLLMSVNRKIHKAYARTREGNFSINGLVGFDLYKKTAGIIGTGKIGQILIKILKGFDMNVVAYDLFPNQKVADELGFEYVSLDELYAKSDVISLNCPLTNETKYMINRNSMKKMKDGVIIVNTGRGALIDSVDLVEALKDKKVGAVALDVYEEEEDYFFEDKSTQVIEDDILGRLLSFYNVLITSHQAYFTHEALEAITLTTLNNIQDFIDGKELINEVHQN; translated from the coding sequence ATGGAAAAAACAAAAATTATATTTTTTGACATTAAAGAATACGATAAAGAATTTTTTAAAAAATATGGAGTAAATTTTAATTTTGAAATGACTTTTTTGAAAGTAAAATTATCTGAAGAAACTGCTAATTTAACAAAAGGCTATGATGTAGTTTGTGGATTTACAAGTGATGATATAAACAAAGAAACTATTGATATTATGGCTAATAATGGAATAAAATTATTAGCTATGAGATGTGCCGGTTTTAACAATGTTTCCCTTAAAGATATTCATAATAGATTTAAAGTTGTTAGAGTTCCTGCATATTCTCCACATGCAATAGCTGAATATACTGTTGGACTTTTAATGTCTGTTAACAGAAAAATACATAAAGCATATGCTCGTACAAGAGAAGGAAATTTTTCAATAAATGGTCTTGTTGGATTTGATTTATATAAAAAAACTGCTGGTATTATCGGTACAGGAAAAATTGGTCAAATACTAATAAAAATCTTAAAAGGTTTTGATATGAATGTTGTTGCCTATGATTTATTTCCAAATCAAAAAGTTGCCGATGAGTTAGGTTTTGAATATGTAAGTCTTGATGAACTTTATGCAAAATCTGATGTTATTTCTCTTAATTGTCCTTTGACAAATGAAACAAAATATATGATTAATAGAAATTCAATGAAAAAAATGAAAGATGGAGTTATCATTGTAAATACAGGAAGAGGTGCTTTAATTGATTCTGTTGATTTGGTTGAAGCATTAAAGGACAAAAAAGTCGGAGCTGTTGCACTAGATGTTTATGAAGAAGAAGAAGATTATTTCTTTGAAGATAAGTCTACTCAAGTTATAGAAGATGATATTTTAGGAAGATTGCTATCTTTTTACAATGTATTAATAACATCACATCAAGCATATTTTACTCATGAAGCTCTAGAAGCTATTACACTTACAACATTAAACAATATACAAGATTTTATCGATGGAAAAGAACTTATAAATGAAGTTCATCAAAATTAA